The following proteins are encoded in a genomic region of Montipora foliosa isolate CH-2021 chromosome 8, ASM3666993v2, whole genome shotgun sequence:
- the LOC138013082 gene encoding uncharacterized protein encodes MSSIITLLLKVTVGFLVDKTRACAVEKLRDGDVADQEIRKIIAREIEEVKSKLDALSRKDLLAAIDAFETGVRYLNEAMDLETDAATRSRQRADEPQLKDVVSWPTFPAPVKSIVLTAGIRNMKLTGFIGEARGVLSQGKERFKMAREEATKAFNNESLSTLDRIIAIRYRVMAAILESAVEILRASTESLSVKSVLKGVLPECEQCLRKLHCLPEVKNNFKVELKKGLLNIRGRFKKKDRREIIAAVWQVNSAINDILLATGENIDICCYPTVDIKDETIDPQRDGRVAKVLQKLGIDYRCFAWLFGEDGKDDHKLKKPTGIAINADGEFLVADNHETVKVFDNSGKIIYNFYPHVQTDDASAELLAVATDENNNTYVLVLLCGDRQEVQVFNRTELLMKFHVKGEKYARELTVGNGKVLVLAHNVVHVYDLKGIHEHSLGRGIIRNAADIAVGPGGQIFVLELSVQNVCMVFNEDGVKTHEFAVRIGWPCGLAFHPLGEYVLLVGVDLCRHRLTVEMYTKDGEFYRKIMLRKIILHEKEVNDFPPPSVAISKEGRLAVTYKNKGVGAMVIVL; translated from the coding sequence ATGTCGTCGATAATAACCTTGTTACTTAAGGTCACTGTTGGCTTCTTGGTCGACAAGACCAGAGCTTGCGCAGTGGAAAAGTTGAGAGATGGGGATGTGGCTGATCAGGAAATTCGAAAGATAATCGCACGGGAAATTGAAGAGGTCAAGTCAAAACTGGATGCGTTATCAAGAAAGGATCTTCTGGCAGCAATAGATGCATTTGAAACAGGCGTTAGGTATCTGAACGAAGCAATGGACTTAGAGACTGATGCAGCAACAAGGTCAAGACAGAGAGCAGACGAACCGCAGTTAAAAGATGTAGTGAGCTGGCCGACTTTTCCCGCTCCTGTCAAATCGATAGTTCTCACTGCTGGAATAAGAAATATGAAGCTGACGGGGTTTATAGGAGAAGCCAGGGGAGTGCTATCTCAAGGAAAAGAGAGATTCAAAATGGCTCGTGAAGAAGCAACCAAAGCCTTTAACAATGAATCTCTCAGTACCCTTGACCGCATTATTGCTATTCGTTATCGAGTGATGGCGGCAATCCTAGAGTCAGCTGTAGAAATCCTGAGGGCCTCAACGGAATCTTTGTCAGTGAAGAGTGTCCTGAAAGGTGTATTACCAGAGTGCGAACAATGTCTTCGGAAACTTCACTGTCTGCCAGAGGTTAAGAACAACTTTAAAGTGGAGTTGAAGAAAGGTCTTCTTAACATCAGGGgtcgatttaaaaaaaaagatcgaAGAGAAATTATTGCAGCTGTTTGGCAGGTAAATAGCGCAATTAACGATATACTGCTAGCAACTGGTGAAAACATAGATATTTGCTGCTACCCTACTGTTGACATCAAAGATGAGACAATTGATCCACAAAGGGATGGACGCGTTGCCAAAGTTTTACAAAAACTTGGCATTGACTATAGATGTTTTGCATGGTTATTTGGTGAGGACGGCAAAGATGATCACAAGCTGAAGAAACCCACTGGAATTGCAATAAATGCAGACGGAGAATTTCTTGTAGCAGACAATCATGAAACTGTCAAGGTTTTTGATAACAGTGggaaaattatttacaacttTTATCCACATGTGCAAACTGATGACGCTAGTGCAGAGTTGCTTGCTGTAGCTACTGATGAGAATAACAATACCTATGTTCTGGTTCTACTCTGTGGGGATAGACAGGAAGTTCAAGTTTTCAACAGAACTGAGCTGCTCATGAAGTTTCACGTGAAGGGGGAAAAGTATGCTAGAGAACTGACAGTCGGCAATGGCAAAGTGCTGGTATTAGCACATAATGTGGTCCATGTGTACGACCTTAaaggtatacatgaacatagcTTGGGAAGAGGGATAATACGTAATGCAGCAGATATTGCTGTTGGACCTGGTGGACAGATCTTTGTGCTGGAATTAAGCGTTCAAAATGTCTGCATGGTATTCAACGAGGATGGTGTAAAAACGCATGAGTTTGCAGTCCGCATTGGGTGGCCTTGTGGTTTGGCTTTTCATCCATTGGGTGAATACGTCCTTCTTGTGGGAGTTGATCTTTGTAGACACAGACTGACAGTGGAAATGTACACTAAAGATGGCGAGTTTTATCGAAAAATTATGCTCCGGAAAATTATACTCCATGAAAAGGAAGTGAACGACTTTCCACCACCTTCAGTTGCAATTAGTAAAGAAGGTCGCTTAGCTGTAACCTACAAAAATAAGGGCGTTGGTGCAATGGTAATTGTTCTGtaa